From Epinephelus lanceolatus isolate andai-2023 chromosome 5, ASM4190304v1, whole genome shotgun sequence, the proteins below share one genomic window:
- the cetp gene encoding cholesteryl ester transfer protein, with product MPCHVFPLLLPLLLFLSVFWTSHGCLQDPASAYRFTGAVCRLTYPAAVVLNEKTTKVIEAAFQHARYPSVKGEKSLLYIGRVTYGLDNLEIHNLSIGRSAFELHPGEGIALEISNVSAVFRGSIQYGYGSWLVNVAHSIDFEIESQIDLGINPKLYCGGGKVAADTSDCYLHFHKLRLHLQGDKEPNWLKRLFTDFITFTVKLVIKGQICKEINKVANILADFIQDTAEQFLSDGDISMNIGVTAAPVITANYIESYHKGLTNYNNTSAVINESVFHPSQLTENRMLYFWLSDQVFNPMIAAAHQDGRFLLNISGAELTELFKTDLSRTMPEFIRKCLLESDSPELRVWSSSVPYLNTSTLGTTVWAKASGQLRCGSEGTPTLFFQTDVAIDVRASYADKKVFLQGNSSEVFVSQVEVPLQNQMLLDEVHVEFIREAVEKIGIPKVLSVLEIELTRLLDKQGTNLFDIFNPEVLSRDGYVVIQMDFGFPHHLLVEFLRKTLQ from the exons TGAATGAGAAAACCACTAAAGTGATTGAGGCAGCATTCCAACATGCCAGATACCCAAGTGTGAAGGGAGAGAAATCTCTGCTCTATATAGGCAGAGTCACATATGGCCTGGACAA TTTGGAGATTCACAACCTGTCGATTGGTCGGAGTGCATTTGAACTACATCCAGGTGAAGGCATTGCCTTGGAAATAAGCAATGTGTCCGCAGTCTTCAGAGGGAGCATCCAGTATGGATACGGCAGCTGGCT TGTCAACGTTGCACATTCAATTGACTTTGAAATTGAATCTCAGATTGATCTTGGAATCAACCCCAAACTTT ACTGTGGAGGAGGGAAGGTGGCAGCAGACACATCAGACTGTTACCTGCATTTTCACAAGCTCCGTCTGCATCTGCAGGGCGACAAAGA ACCAAACTGGCTGAAGAGGCTCTTCACTGACTTCATCACCTTCACTGTCAAACTGGTCATAAAGGGGCAG ATTTGTAAGGAGATCAACAAGGTGGCAAACATACTGGCTGACTTCATACAAGACACAGCag AGCAGTTCCTCAGTGATGGAGACATCAGTATGAACATCGGTGTAACTGCTGCTCCTGTCATCACTGCTAACTACATAGAATCATACCATAAG ggACTGACCAACTACAACAACACTTCTGCTGTCATTAATGAGTCTGTTTTCCACCCCAGTCAGCTAACTGAAAACAGGATGCTGTACTTTTGGCTCTCAG ACCAGGTCTTTAACCCCATGATTGCTGCTGCCCACCAAGATGGTCGTTTCCTACTCAACATCTCTGGAGCAGAGCTCACT GAACTTTTCAAGACAGATCTCTCCAGGACTATGCCTGAGTTTATAAGGAAG tgtctgCTGGAGTCAGATTCACCAGAACTAAGAGTGTGGAGTTCATCTGTTCCCTACCTCAACACCTCCACCTTGGGTACGACAGTGTGGGCAAAGGCCTCTGGGCAGCTCCGCTGTGGGAGTGAAGGCACACCGACACTCTTCTTTCAAACG GATGTGGCCATTGATGTCAGGGCTTCCTATGCTGACAAGAAAGTCTTCCTGCAGGGTAACTCTTCAGA GGTCTTTGTATCACAAGTGGAGGTGCCCTTACAAAATCAAATG CTGCTAGATGAGGTACATGTGGAGTTCATAAGAGAAGCTGTGGAGAAGATAGGCATCCCCAAAGTCCTGTCTG TTCTGGAGATTGAACTAACCAGGCTGCTGGACAAACAGGGAACTAACCTATTTGACATCTTTAACCCAGAGGTGCTTTCCCGGGAT GGTTATGTGGTGATTCAGATGGATTTTGGTTTCCCTCATCACCTCCTGGTTGAGTTCCTCAGGAAGACACTACAGTAA